A window of Rubricoccus marinus contains these coding sequences:
- a CDS encoding nucleotide exchange factor GrpE, translating to MPTDPNVPTSGPLAPEAQPAGTPPAGAQQDGPGASVRDDVRNQMKQDDPADVAVNAVDELAEQATEMERLREENKSLQDQLLRRAAEFQNYRRRTDEQRSADEARARDSILVPFLEIYDDLRRSLDASRRQGKQDGEGTSPAFEALAEGIELVFKKYGSTLEKMCVERIEATGQPFSEDLHEAMMQQPAPDADTPSGTVLAEIQPGYRIGDRILRHARVIVAG from the coding sequence ATGCCGACCGACCCCAACGTCCCGACCTCCGGGCCTCTGGCGCCAGAGGCGCAGCCCGCTGGAACGCCCCCCGCCGGGGCGCAACAGGACGGCCCCGGCGCATCGGTCCGAGACGACGTACGCAACCAGATGAAACAGGACGACCCCGCCGACGTGGCCGTAAACGCCGTGGACGAGCTGGCCGAGCAGGCCACCGAAATGGAGCGCCTCCGCGAGGAGAACAAGTCGCTCCAGGACCAACTCCTCCGCCGCGCCGCCGAGTTCCAGAACTACCGCCGCCGGACCGACGAGCAGCGCAGCGCCGATGAGGCCCGCGCCCGCGATTCCATTTTGGTCCCCTTCCTGGAGATCTACGACGATCTCCGCCGCTCGCTCGACGCCTCGCGGCGGCAGGGCAAGCAGGACGGCGAGGGCACGTCGCCAGCGTTCGAAGCACTCGCCGAGGGCATCGAGCTCGTGTTCAAGAAGTACGGCAGCACGCTGGAGAAGATGTGCGTCGAGCGCATCGAGGCCACCGGGCAGCCGTTCAGCGAGGACCTCCACGAGGCGATGATGCAGCAGCCCGCTCCCGACGCCGACACGCCTTCGGGCACCGTTCTTGCGGAAATCCAGCCCGGATACCGCATCGGCGACCGCATTCTGCGCCACGCGCGCGTCATCGTCGCCGGATAG
- a CDS encoding sensor histidine kinase, whose product MPISSTRRRLYWACQLLGWALFHALFVVVGVASGGLPSIGPGRLAAFVASGLALNIAATHVLHRLSSRWAWPDRPLAALLLRVIPTVIALGAAVSVLSNLVVAGSDLLFGPLAPTAPPPVRVDVVTVSGAAFNAIVFGAWAVVYYLAVYAFRFRDAERDRLVLRASLAEARLQALDQQLNPHFLFNALNSIRALVLDEPHEARRAVTLLSSLLRQTLKAGREATHTLEAELALVRPYLDLEAIRFGDRLRVSWDVAPEASGAEVPALLLLTLVENAAKHGVARCEAGGEIAVRAHASGDVLTLDVTNPAAPRASAPEVAGGTGTGLANARERLALLYGSAADLSLSHDADRVTARARLPFRSDA is encoded by the coding sequence ATGCCGATCTCCTCCACCCGCCGCCGCCTCTACTGGGCCTGCCAGCTTCTCGGCTGGGCGCTGTTCCACGCGCTGTTCGTGGTCGTCGGCGTGGCCTCTGGCGGGCTGCCGTCCATCGGGCCCGGCCGCCTCGCGGCGTTTGTCGCCAGCGGCTTGGCGCTCAACATCGCCGCGACGCACGTGCTGCACCGGCTGTCCTCGCGATGGGCATGGCCCGACCGGCCCCTGGCGGCGCTGCTGCTGCGCGTTATCCCGACCGTGATCGCCCTGGGGGCGGCGGTGTCGGTTCTCAGCAACCTCGTCGTGGCGGGGAGCGACCTCCTTTTCGGGCCTCTGGCGCCCACGGCTCCGCCGCCCGTCCGCGTGGACGTGGTGACGGTCAGCGGCGCGGCGTTCAACGCCATCGTGTTCGGCGCGTGGGCCGTGGTCTACTACCTCGCGGTCTATGCCTTCCGCTTCCGCGACGCTGAGCGCGACCGGCTCGTCCTCCGCGCGAGCCTGGCCGAAGCGCGGCTCCAGGCGCTCGACCAGCAGCTCAACCCGCACTTCCTGTTCAACGCGCTCAACTCCATCCGCGCGCTCGTGCTGGACGAGCCGCACGAGGCCCGCCGCGCCGTCACGCTCCTCTCCAGCCTCTTGCGCCAGACCCTCAAGGCGGGCCGCGAGGCGACGCACACGCTGGAGGCCGAACTGGCTCTCGTCCGGCCGTACCTCGATCTCGAAGCCATCCGCTTCGGCGACCGGCTCCGCGTGTCGTGGGACGTTGCGCCAGAGGCCTCTGGCGCCGAGGTCCCGGCGCTCTTGCTGCTCACGCTCGTCGAGAACGCCGCCAAGCATGGCGTCGCGCGGTGCGAGGCGGGCGGCGAGATCGCCGTGCGCGCCCATGCCTCTGGCGACGTGCTCACGCTCGACGTCACCAACCCCGCTGCGCCTCGGGCTTCCGCGCCAGAGGTCGCAGGCGGGACTGGGACGGGCCTCGCCAACGCCCGCGAGCGCCTCGCTCTCCTCTACGGCTCCGCCGCCGATCTCTCCCTCTCCCACGACGCCGACCGGGTCACCGCCCGCGCCCGCCTCCCCTTCCGCTCCGATGCCTGA
- the cysQ gene encoding 3'(2'),5'-bisphosphate nucleotidase CysQ: protein MLELALKAARAGGDAILPFVSQPIPTEYKSDDSPLTQADLASHHAIVAILEAETPEIPILSEEGDPQNVDRSGWTRFWCIDPLDGTKEFVKGSGEFTVNVALIESGVPTMGVVHVPVKNVTYLGDASGAFKEENGSRRTMSTRPAPEAALTVVASRDHAGPEIAACIERIEADGRAVEATSMGSSLKFCLVAEGAADFYPRTGPTMEWDTAAAHAVLNAAGGRLVALKGEHKGEALPYNRANLLNPPVVAWGDPSLEWEAWLDGLV, encoded by the coding sequence ATGCTCGAACTCGCCCTTAAGGCCGCCCGCGCAGGCGGCGACGCCATCCTGCCCTTTGTCAGCCAACCCATCCCGACCGAGTACAAGTCGGACGACTCGCCGCTGACGCAGGCCGACCTCGCCAGCCATCACGCGATCGTCGCGATCCTGGAGGCCGAGACGCCCGAGATCCCGATCCTCTCCGAAGAGGGCGACCCGCAGAACGTGGACCGCAGCGGCTGGACCCGCTTCTGGTGCATCGACCCGCTCGACGGGACCAAGGAGTTCGTTAAGGGCTCGGGCGAGTTCACGGTCAACGTGGCGCTGATCGAAAGCGGCGTGCCGACGATGGGTGTGGTCCACGTGCCGGTCAAAAATGTGACCTATCTCGGGGACGCCTCTGGCGCCTTCAAGGAGGAGAACGGGTCGCGCCGCACGATGAGCACGCGCCCGGCGCCAGAGGCTGCGCTAACGGTCGTTGCCTCTCGCGACCACGCCGGACCCGAGATCGCGGCGTGCATCGAGCGCATCGAAGCGGACGGACGCGCGGTGGAGGCGACCAGCATGGGCTCGTCGCTCAAGTTCTGCCTCGTCGCCGAGGGCGCCGCCGACTTTTACCCGCGCACGGGCCCCACGATGGAGTGGGACACCGCCGCCGCGCACGCCGTGTTGAACGCCGCGGGCGGTCGCCTCGTCGCGCTCAAAGGCGAGCACAAGGGCGAGGCGCTCCCCTACAACCGCGCCAACCTGCTCAACCCGCCCGTGGTGGCGTGGGGTGACCCGAGCCTGGAGTGGGAGGCGTGGCTCGACGGGCTGGTTTAG
- a CDS encoding mannose-1-phosphate guanylyltransferase, with product MSLYAVIMAGGVGSRFWPRSRRATPKQFLDVLGPTSLIQNTAARLQGLVEPERIFVVTHADYVEQTQEHLPFVPAENILAEPIAKNTAPCIAFAAARLHGLDPDATMLILPADHLVQNVKRFQEVVREAVRRAETPEADGASGAFPLVTIGVRPTHPETGYGYIQYDADGETDGVSDDGPAATPEAHRVMTFAEKPDLATAERFVEAGDFLWNSGMFIWRADAILAEMEEHLPEIHALFAPLASSPAQEAITRAYERTPKVSIDVGIMEKARHVWVVPGAFGWSDVGDWRAVHAVAEKDEAGNVAEGDVIFHHTSRSYAKAGPGRMLVLVGLQDAVVVDAEDAVLVCHRESAQRVKDVVDYLGVHGLDHLT from the coding sequence ATGTCCCTCTACGCCGTGATCATGGCCGGCGGCGTCGGTAGCCGCTTCTGGCCGCGCAGCCGCCGCGCCACGCCCAAGCAGTTCCTCGACGTCCTCGGCCCCACCTCGCTGATCCAGAACACCGCCGCCCGGCTCCAGGGCCTCGTCGAGCCCGAGCGGATCTTTGTCGTCACCCACGCCGACTACGTAGAGCAGACGCAGGAGCACCTTCCCTTTGTCCCGGCCGAGAACATCCTCGCCGAGCCGATCGCGAAGAACACCGCGCCGTGCATCGCCTTTGCCGCCGCGCGCCTGCACGGCCTGGACCCGGACGCGACGATGCTGATCCTCCCCGCGGATCACCTCGTCCAAAACGTCAAGCGCTTCCAAGAGGTCGTTCGCGAAGCCGTCCGCCGCGCCGAGACGCCAGAGGCGGACGGGGCCTCTGGCGCGTTCCCACTCGTCACCATCGGCGTCCGCCCTACGCACCCCGAGACGGGCTACGGCTACATCCAGTACGACGCCGACGGCGAGACCGATGGCGTAAGCGACGACGGCCCCGCGGCCACGCCAGAGGCGCACCGCGTGATGACGTTCGCCGAAAAGCCTGACCTCGCGACTGCTGAGCGGTTCGTCGAAGCCGGCGACTTCCTCTGGAACTCCGGCATGTTCATCTGGCGAGCCGACGCCATCCTTGCCGAGATGGAGGAACACCTCCCCGAGATCCACGCCCTGTTCGCGCCTCTGGCGAGCAGCCCTGCGCAAGAGGCCATCACGCGCGCCTACGAGCGGACGCCCAAGGTCAGCATCGACGTGGGCATCATGGAAAAGGCCCGCCACGTGTGGGTCGTCCCCGGCGCGTTCGGCTGGAGCGATGTCGGCGATTGGCGCGCAGTGCACGCCGTGGCCGAGAAGGACGAGGCGGGCAACGTGGCCGAGGGCGATGTGATCTTCCACCACACCAGCCGGTCCTACGCCAAAGCGGGCCCGGGCCGGATGTTGGTCCTCGTGGGTTTACAGGACGCGGTCGTGGTGGACGCGGAGGACGCGGTCCTCGTCTGCCACCGAGAGAGTGCGCAGCGCGTCAAGGACGTAGTGGACTACCTCGGCGTGCACGGACTGGATCACCTCACGTGA
- a CDS encoding TIGR02757 family protein: MSRPLPASKDPAASFPAVPPPPEALRAELNALVGRYERTAFIGDDPVSIPHAFESPADREVAGLFAAVLAWGRRNIMLAKLAELMERMDYAPARFVRTFDASRDGHRLDGFKHRTFTSGDAVALTLALQAVLKRYGSIESLALAHLPREAPHIGPALQGLSQTLMTIVPGTPTRLKKHLARPETGSACKRLSMYMRWMVRPGPVDFGLWRGIAPSQLLLPLDVHTGRQARRLGLLQRSYDDWRAALELTAACRAMDPSDPCRYDYALFGLGAYDGQPMPDTDNSPLAPEA; encoded by the coding sequence GTGAGCCGACCGCTGCCTGCTTCGAAGGACCCCGCCGCGTCGTTCCCTGCCGTTCCGCCTCCGCCAGAGGCGTTGCGCGCAGAATTGAACGCGCTCGTCGGGCGCTACGAGCGGACAGCATTTATAGGAGACGATCCCGTCTCCATCCCGCACGCGTTCGAGAGCCCGGCCGACCGAGAGGTGGCCGGGCTTTTTGCGGCCGTTCTCGCGTGGGGACGCCGCAACATCATGCTCGCCAAGCTGGCGGAGCTGATGGAACGCATGGACTACGCCCCTGCGCGGTTCGTGCGCACGTTTGACGCCTCTCGCGACGGCCACAGGCTGGACGGCTTCAAGCACCGCACGTTCACCTCTGGCGACGCGGTCGCGCTCACGCTCGCGCTCCAAGCCGTTCTCAAGCGCTACGGTTCTATCGAGTCCCTCGCGCTTGCGCACCTCCCGCGAGAGGCTCCGCACATCGGCCCAGCGCTGCAAGGCTTGTCCCAGACGCTTATGACCATCGTTCCGGGCACGCCGACGCGGCTGAAGAAGCACCTCGCGCGGCCAGAGACGGGCAGCGCCTGCAAGCGCCTCTCGATGTACATGCGCTGGATGGTGCGGCCCGGCCCCGTTGACTTCGGCCTCTGGCGCGGCATCGCGCCGTCGCAGTTGCTTCTCCCCTTAGATGTGCACACTGGGCGGCAAGCCCGCCGGCTTGGCTTGCTTCAGCGCTCGTACGACGATTGGCGCGCGGCGCTTGAGCTCACCGCCGCCTGCCGCGCGATGGACCCCAGCGATCCCTGCCGCTACGACTACGCCTTATTCGGCCTCGGCGCGTACGACGGACAACCGATGCCCGACACAGACAACTCTCCTCTGGCGCCAGAGGCTTAG
- the dnaJ gene encoding molecular chaperone DnaJ: MATETTDFYEILGVERDASPEAIKKAYRKRAMESHPDRNPGDAEAERRFKEAAEAYEVLSDADKRARYDRFGRQGLGGAASGGGAGFNDISDIFSAFSDIFGQDPRFSGGGFGGARRRRGQGRPGSDLRVRLELTLEEIAEGVERQLKLRKFIACEVCDGSGAENGDAGFETCPTCAGQGEVRTVTNSILGQFVNVQPCPTCAGEGRIVVDKCSVCEGEGRTKGEETITVEVPAGVSGGHYLQIRGAGNAGVRGGAPGNLRVEINETPHEDFARDGLDVLHDLHLSFPDAALGTEVDVPTLRGRAKLRIDPGIQSGRVLRMRGRGLPEIGGGRKGDQMVHVHVWTPQTLSPALTEALEQLRLEPEMTPKPESREKRSFFSRVKDAFAG, translated from the coding sequence ATGGCTACCGAGACCACTGACTTTTACGAGATCCTAGGCGTCGAGCGCGACGCGTCGCCAGAGGCCATCAAGAAGGCCTACCGCAAGCGCGCGATGGAGTCGCACCCGGACCGCAACCCGGGCGACGCCGAGGCAGAGCGCCGCTTCAAGGAGGCGGCCGAGGCGTACGAAGTCCTCTCCGATGCCGACAAACGCGCCCGTTACGACCGGTTTGGCCGCCAGGGACTCGGCGGCGCGGCCTCTGGCGGAGGCGCGGGATTTAACGACATCTCGGACATCTTCTCCGCCTTCTCCGACATCTTCGGGCAGGACCCGCGCTTCAGTGGGGGCGGCTTCGGAGGCGCCCGGCGCCGTCGCGGCCAGGGCCGTCCGGGCTCGGACCTCCGCGTCCGGCTGGAACTCACGCTCGAAGAGATCGCCGAAGGCGTGGAGCGCCAGCTCAAGCTGCGCAAGTTCATCGCCTGCGAGGTGTGCGATGGGTCGGGTGCCGAAAACGGAGACGCGGGGTTCGAAACGTGCCCCACGTGCGCCGGCCAAGGCGAGGTCCGCACCGTCACCAACTCCATTCTCGGCCAGTTCGTCAACGTCCAGCCGTGCCCCACGTGTGCGGGTGAGGGCCGGATCGTCGTAGACAAGTGCTCGGTCTGTGAGGGAGAGGGCCGCACCAAGGGCGAGGAGACGATCACGGTCGAAGTGCCTGCGGGCGTCTCGGGCGGGCACTACCTCCAGATCCGTGGGGCCGGCAACGCGGGCGTCCGTGGCGGCGCACCCGGCAACCTCCGCGTCGAGATCAACGAAACGCCCCACGAGGACTTCGCCCGCGACGGCCTCGATGTGCTCCACGACCTGCACCTCTCGTTCCCCGATGCCGCGCTCGGCACCGAGGTGGACGTGCCCACCCTCCGCGGCCGCGCCAAGCTCCGCATCGATCCCGGTATCCAGAGCGGGCGCGTTCTCCGGATGCGCGGACGGGGCCTCCCCGAGATCGGCGGCGGCCGCAAGGGAGACCAGATGGTCCACGTCCACGTGTGGACGCCCCAAACCCTCTCGCCGGCGCTTACGGAAGCGTTAGAGCAGCTCCGTTTGGAGCCCGAGATGACGCCCAAGCCAGAGAGCCGCGAGAAGCGCTCCTTCTTCTCGCGCGTGAAAGACGCCTTCGCGGGCTAG
- a CDS encoding UDP-glucuronic acid decarboxylase family protein, protein MPRTLITGGSGFLGSHLCDRFIAEGHEVVCMDNLITGSTDNIAHLMGHERFEFVKHDVSNYIFLAGPVDNVLHFASPASPIDYLELPIQTLKVGSLGTHNALGLAKAKGATFLIASTSEVYGDPLIHPQPETYWGNVNPIGSRGVYDEAKRFAEAITMAYHRYHGVDTRILRIFNTYGPRMRLDDGRALPAFMGQALRGEPITVFGDGSQTRSFQYVDDLVEGIWRLLASGEHDPVNIGNPDEVSILEFAQEVVALTGSSSEIVHKELPADDPKIRQPDITRAREILGWEPRVDRADGLKRTLDYFRDAVAA, encoded by the coding sequence ATGCCCCGTACGCTTATCACCGGAGGCTCCGGCTTCCTCGGCTCTCACCTCTGTGACCGGTTTATCGCCGAGGGCCACGAGGTCGTCTGCATGGACAACCTCATCACAGGCAGCACGGACAACATCGCGCACCTGATGGGGCACGAGCGGTTCGAGTTCGTCAAGCACGACGTTTCGAACTACATCTTTCTCGCAGGGCCGGTCGACAACGTGCTGCACTTCGCGAGCCCGGCGTCGCCGATCGACTACCTGGAGCTTCCCATCCAAACGCTCAAGGTGGGCTCGCTGGGCACGCACAACGCGCTCGGTCTCGCCAAGGCCAAGGGTGCGACGTTCCTCATCGCGAGCACGAGCGAGGTCTACGGCGACCCGCTCATCCACCCGCAGCCGGAGACGTACTGGGGCAACGTCAACCCCATCGGCAGCCGCGGCGTCTACGACGAGGCCAAGCGCTTCGCCGAGGCCATCACGATGGCCTACCACCGCTACCACGGCGTCGACACGCGCATCCTGCGCATCTTCAACACCTACGGCCCGCGCATGCGGCTCGACGACGGCCGCGCCCTCCCGGCGTTCATGGGCCAGGCGCTCCGCGGCGAGCCCATCACGGTCTTCGGCGACGGCTCCCAAACGCGCTCCTTCCAGTACGTCGATGACCTCGTCGAGGGCATCTGGCGCCTGCTCGCCAGCGGCGAGCACGATCCGGTCAACATCGGCAACCCGGACGAGGTCTCCATTCTGGAGTTCGCACAGGAGGTCGTCGCGCTGACCGGCTCGTCGTCCGAGATCGTCCACAAGGAGCTTCCCGCCGACGACCCCAAGATCCGCCAGCCCGACATCACGCGCGCCCGCGAGATCCTCGGCTGGGAGCCCCGCGTGGACCGCGCCGACGGGCTCAAGCGCACGCTGGACTACTTCCGCGACGCCGTCGCGGCCTAG
- a CDS encoding UDP-glucose dehydrogenase family protein: MNIAVVGTGYVGLVGGTCFAEMGNQVICVDIDESKVAKLQSGTVTIYEPGLEVYFDRGIRENRLSFTTDLAEALEPADVVFLALPTPPAEDGSADLQYVLGVADDIGKLLAANPDWGYKVLVDKSTVPVGTARRVIEAVEAHGLKAGEHFDVVSNPEFLREGVAVEDFMKPERVVIGTDSERAGEIMTRLYEPFVRSGNPIIVMDEESAEMTKYAANSLLATKITFMNEIANLCDLVGADVDKVRRGIGTDSRIGSKFLYAGIGFGGSCFPKDVQALHRTAREEGYEFRMLQAVLDVNDDQKTVLVPRITAALGGEDLTGKTIGIWGLAFKPHTDDVREAPAHVVIRELVARGASVQAFDPEAVETTQAAFEHTPLEGPGSLTYSESAYAAASGADALVVATEWPEFRRPDLDRVRESMKQPLVFDGRNVFDSKRMAELGFTYSSIGRPSYEAATVERGATA; encoded by the coding sequence ATGAACATCGCAGTCGTCGGCACCGGATACGTTGGCCTCGTCGGAGGCACCTGCTTCGCCGAAATGGGCAACCAGGTCATTTGCGTCGACATCGACGAGTCCAAGGTCGCCAAGCTCCAGAGCGGGACCGTGACCATCTACGAGCCCGGCCTGGAGGTCTATTTCGACCGCGGCATCCGCGAGAACCGCCTCTCGTTTACGACCGACCTCGCGGAGGCATTGGAGCCCGCCGACGTCGTCTTCCTCGCGCTCCCCACGCCGCCCGCCGAGGACGGCAGCGCCGACCTCCAGTACGTGCTCGGCGTCGCCGACGACATCGGCAAGCTGCTCGCCGCCAACCCGGATTGGGGCTACAAGGTGCTCGTCGACAAGAGCACGGTCCCCGTCGGCACCGCCCGCCGCGTGATCGAGGCCGTCGAGGCGCACGGCCTGAAGGCCGGCGAGCACTTCGACGTGGTGAGCAACCCCGAATTCCTGCGCGAGGGCGTCGCCGTAGAGGACTTCATGAAGCCCGAGCGCGTCGTGATCGGGACCGACTCCGAGCGCGCAGGCGAGATCATGACGCGGCTCTACGAGCCGTTCGTCCGTTCCGGCAACCCCATCATCGTGATGGACGAGGAGAGCGCCGAGATGACGAAGTACGCGGCCAACTCGCTGCTCGCGACCAAGATCACGTTCATGAACGAGATCGCGAACCTCTGCGACTTGGTCGGCGCCGACGTGGACAAGGTCCGCCGCGGGATTGGGACCGATAGCCGCATCGGCTCCAAGTTCCTCTACGCCGGGATCGGCTTTGGCGGCTCCTGCTTCCCGAAGGACGTGCAGGCGCTCCACCGCACGGCGCGAGAGGAGGGCTACGAGTTCCGCATGCTCCAGGCCGTCCTCGACGTGAACGACGACCAGAAAACGGTTCTCGTCCCGCGCATCACCGCTGCGCTCGGCGGCGAGGACCTGACGGGCAAAACCATCGGCATCTGGGGGCTCGCCTTCAAGCCGCACACCGACGACGTCCGCGAGGCTCCGGCCCACGTCGTGATCCGCGAGCTCGTCGCCAGAGGCGCCTCCGTCCAAGCATTCGACCCGGAGGCCGTCGAGACGACGCAGGCCGCTTTTGAGCACACGCCGCTCGAAGGCCCTGGGAGCCTCACCTACTCCGAGAGCGCCTATGCCGCCGCCTCTGGCGCCGACGCCCTCGTCGTCGCAACCGAGTGGCCGGAGTTCCGCCGCCCCGACCTGGATCGCGTACGCGAGAGCATGAAGCAGCCGCTCGTCTTCGACGGCCGCAACGTGTTCGACTCGAAGCGCATGGCCGAGCTCGGCTTTACCTACTCGTCCATCGGCCGGCCCTCGTACGAGGCGGCAACGGTCGAGCGCGGCGCGACCGCCTAG
- a CDS encoding LytR/AlgR family response regulator transcription factor — translation MPETLRALIVDDEPLARREMRALLGDHPRVEIVAEAGSADEADAALARLAASGEAPDVVFLDIQMPGRTGFEWLAGLDAAPQVVFVTAYDEHALEAFRVSALDYLLKPVEPARMAEAVARLSRRDATPEASGAATSPEAPLGPDSRVFVKDGARMHLVRLGDVRLFESVGNYTRFVFTGADGREESPLVLRSLGALEDRLDPAHFARANRAQLVGLAHIARIDDALNGGLLVRLTDGTEVEFSRRRAAALRDRLSL, via the coding sequence ATGCCTGAGACCCTCCGCGCCCTGATCGTAGACGACGAGCCTCTGGCGCGGCGCGAGATGCGCGCGCTCCTGGGGGATCACCCCCGCGTAGAGATCGTCGCCGAAGCCGGCAGCGCCGACGAGGCCGACGCCGCACTCGCCCGCCTGGCCGCCTCTGGCGAGGCACCCGACGTGGTCTTCCTCGACATCCAGATGCCCGGCCGGACCGGCTTCGAATGGCTCGCGGGCCTGGACGCCGCGCCCCAGGTCGTCTTTGTGACCGCCTACGACGAGCACGCCCTGGAGGCCTTCCGGGTCAGCGCGCTGGACTACCTGCTCAAGCCCGTCGAGCCCGCCCGTATGGCCGAGGCCGTCGCCCGCCTCTCGCGGCGCGACGCTACGCCAGAGGCCTCTGGCGCCGCCACCTCGCCAGAGGCGCCGCTCGGTCCCGATTCCCGCGTGTTCGTCAAGGACGGCGCCCGGATGCACCTCGTCCGCCTGGGCGACGTGCGGCTGTTCGAGTCGGTCGGCAACTACACCCGCTTCGTGTTCACCGGCGCTGATGGGCGCGAAGAGTCGCCGCTCGTGCTCCGCTCGCTGGGTGCGCTCGAAGACCGCCTGGACCCCGCACACTTCGCCCGCGCCAACCGCGCGCAACTCGTCGGACTGGCGCACATCGCGCGGATCGATGACGCCCTCAACGGCGGCCTTCTGGTCCGCCTGACCGACGGCACCGAGGTCGAGTTCTCGCGCCGCCGCGCGGCCGCCCTGCGAGACCGGCTCAGCCTCTAA
- a CDS encoding flavin reductase family protein — protein sequence MDATPHDPAPTDQAAERPGSVPADGESLRETLRQWASPVVVVTCVGARGARGATIGSFASASLAPPLVTFNVTHGTRFHEALETAPSFAVHLLASEQADTAARFAIPDLEDQLEDIAHWPTSRGLPLLDGTLGILLCRPHARVEIGDHTLVVGRVEEIVPGREGDPLLYLQQSYRGVGAEV from the coding sequence ATGGACGCCACGCCCCACGACCCCGCCCCGACCGATCAGGCCGCCGAGCGGCCCGGCTCTGTCCCCGCTGACGGGGAGAGCCTGCGCGAAACGCTCCGCCAATGGGCCTCGCCGGTCGTGGTGGTGACCTGCGTCGGCGCCAGAGGCGCGCGGGGGGCCACGATCGGCTCGTTCGCGAGCGCGAGCCTCGCGCCGCCGCTCGTGACGTTTAACGTGACGCACGGCACGCGCTTCCACGAAGCGCTAGAGACGGCGCCGAGCTTTGCGGTCCACCTCCTCGCGTCGGAGCAGGCGGACACAGCCGCCCGCTTCGCCATTCCAGATCTAGAGGACCAGCTGGAAGACATTGCGCACTGGCCCACTTCGCGCGGCCTGCCTCTCTTGGACGGCACGCTCGGGATTCTTCTCTGCCGACCGCACGCGCGCGTGGAGATCGGAGACCACACGCTGGTTGTCGGTCGCGTGGAAGAGATCGTGCCCGGGCGCGAGGGCGACCCACTGCTCTACCTCCAGCAGTCGTATCGCGGCGTCGGAGCGGAGGTCTAA
- a CDS encoding DUF6624 domain-containing protein codes for MKAILLALAFILALPAAAQSSPEASGATDPALRSELLSMYEADQAIRQRLIEAGIAEPDSALLAEMVATDAAHLARVVEIVDVHGWPGAALVGMDGSNAAFMILQHGDTATQERLLPLVEAAYRSGDLHGQSYALLLDRVLVGKGEPQVYGTQAGFGAEGEILVSPLADPETVDARRAEVGLPPLAEYLAMLESFYFPEATGTE; via the coding sequence ATGAAAGCCATCCTCCTCGCTCTCGCCTTCATCCTCGCCCTCCCGGCCGCCGCGCAGTCCTCGCCAGAGGCCTCTGGCGCCACAGACCCCGCGCTCCGCTCCGAGCTGCTGAGTATGTACGAGGCCGACCAGGCCATCCGCCAGAGGCTGATCGAAGCCGGCATCGCCGAGCCCGACAGCGCGCTCCTCGCCGAAATGGTCGCGACCGACGCGGCGCACCTCGCGCGCGTTGTCGAGATCGTGGATGTGCACGGCTGGCCCGGCGCGGCGCTCGTGGGGATGGACGGCAGCAACGCCGCGTTCATGATCCTCCAGCACGGCGACACCGCCACGCAGGAGCGGCTTCTCCCGCTCGTCGAGGCCGCCTACCGTTCGGGCGACCTCCACGGCCAGAGCTACGCGCTCCTCCTCGACCGCGTGCTCGTCGGCAAGGGCGAACCGCAGGTGTATGGCACGCAGGCCGGGTTTGGCGCCGAGGGCGAGATCCTCGTGTCGCCTCTGGCGGACCCGGAGACCGTGGACGCGCGCCGCGCCGAGGTCGGCCTGCCGCCGCTGGCGGAGTACCTCGCGATGCTGGAGAGTTTTTACTTCCCCGAGGCCACCGGCACGGAATAG
- a CDS encoding DUF4342 domain-containing protein produces the protein MSSRPSLKDVQDEASRLADTAKDRAAVAVEEVKVASNQIVDKVRELIEEGNVRRISLRKGEKTLFEIPLTVGAGFGAAALLLNPMLAAVGAAAALVADVTLEVERDPEAVAAQEAEKARATAAGEDVHNVNTPEASGEESDDSGAAPKTMGRPADEE, from the coding sequence ATGAGCTCCCGCCCTTCCCTGAAAGACGTCCAAGATGAGGCGTCCCGCCTCGCCGATACCGCCAAGGACCGCGCCGCTGTCGCCGTCGAAGAGGTCAAGGTGGCCTCCAACCAGATCGTCGACAAGGTGCGCGAGCTGATTGAAGAAGGCAACGTGCGTCGCATCTCGCTCCGCAAGGGGGAGAAGACGCTCTTCGAGATTCCCCTCACCGTCGGGGCCGGCTTTGGCGCCGCGGCACTCCTTCTCAACCCGATGCTCGCTGCCGTGGGCGCCGCCGCCGCCCTCGTGGCCGACGTGACGTTGGAGGTCGAGCGCGACCCCGAGGCCGTCGCCGCGCAAGAGGCCGAAAAGGCTCGCGCGACCGCCGCAGGCGAGGACGTGCACAACGTGAACACGCCAGAGGCCTCTGGCGAGGAGTCCGACGACTCTGGTGCCGCGCCGAAGACGATGGGCCGCCCCGCCGACGAGGAGTGA